Part of the Mycolicibacterium mengxianglii genome is shown below.
CATGCTCGACGTGATGAACGACGACCACGTCCGCACTGCCCGGGCAAAGGGCATCAGCGAACGCCAGGTCCGAGTCAAACACGTGTTGCGCAATTCGATGATCCCGATCGTCACGCTGTTCGGTCTGGACTTCGGTGCCGTGGTGGGTGGCGGGGCCATCCTCACCGAAACGGTGTTCAACATCAACGGCGTCGGCTTGTACGCCGGGCAGGCGATCGGCACGCTGGACCTGCCACCGCTGATCGGTGTGACGATGTTCGGCGCGTTCTTCATCGTGCTGTTCAACACTGTGGTCGACGTCGCCTATGCGTTCTTGGACCCTCGAATCAGATTGGGAGAGGCGGCACCTGTATGAGCCCCATCCTCGAAGTAGAAGACCTGCGAGTCGGTTTCACCACCGAGGACGGTGTGGTCCGCGCCGTCGACGGAGTCTCGTTCGGCCTGGCGGCCGGCGAAGTACTGGCGATCGTCGGAGAATCCGGCAGCGGTAAGAGCGTGACCGCACAGACCCTGATCGGGTTGACCCGCGCCCCCAACGCGACGATCAGCGGATCGGTGCGATTCCACGGACAGGACCTGGTCAGTCTCGGCGACAACGACTTACGCCGTATCCGCGGTGAAGACATTGCGATGGTCTTCCAAGATCCGATGACGTCGCTGAACCCGGTGTACCGCGTAGGTGATCAGATCGCGGAGATGATCCGGGCGCATCGCGATGTCTCCCGCGCCGAGGCCAGAGACCGCGCGGTGGAACTGCTGAGGTCGGTGGGCATCCCGAATCCGGAGCGCCGGGTGCGTGATTACCCGCACGAGTTCTCCGGAGGCATGCGGCAGCGGGTGATGATCGCGATGGCGCTGTCGTTGGAGCCGACGGTGTTGATCGCCGACGAACCCACCACCGCGCTGGACGTCACGATCCAGGCGCAGATCCTGCGGCTGCTCGACGATCTCAACGCCCAGCGCGACCTCGCGGTCATCCTGATCACGCACGATCTCGGGGTGGTGGCCGAGGTGGCTGATCGGGTGGTGGTGATGTACGCCGGGCACGTGGTGGAGGACGCGGCAGTGGACGAGATCTTCTACGATCCGCAACACCCTTACACCTGGGGACTTTTCGGCTCCTTGGCGCCGTTGGACGCCCCGCAGCACAGCCGGTTGCCGCAGATCGGCGGCGCCCCGCCGTCGCTGCTGTCACTGCCGACGGGATGCCGCTTTGCGCCCCGCTGCCCGCACGCCTTCCAAGCGTGCAGCGAGCCGCCGCCGCTGCAAGCCCGGGCCGGGGGTGCCCACCTCGACCGGTGCTGGTTGGACCCGGCCCTGAAGTCGACGCTGCGTGACGTCGACGGCCGGATCGGGCTGCGCAAGCCGGTGGCCTCATGACCGGCCAGGGCGAGCCGCTGCTGGAAGTCACCGATCTGGTCAAACACTTCCCGATCAAGTCCGGGACGGTGATCGAGCGCGAGGTGGCGCGGGTGCGTGCCGTGGATGGGGTGAGCCTGGTCCTGCACGAAGGCGAAACCCTCGGGCTGGTCGGTGAATCGGGCTGCGGGAAGTCCACGCTGTGCCGGTTGATCATGCAGCTGCTGACCCCGACATCAGGCTCGGTGCGCTTCGAGGGCCAGGAACTGGTGGGCCGATCACGTCGCGAGATGCGTCCGATACGCCGAAACATCCAAATGGTGTTCCAGGACCCCTTCGCCTCGCTGAACCCGCGTAAGCGGATCGGGCAGATCATCGGCGATGCCATGGAGCTCCACGGCCTGGCCAGCGGCAACGAGGTCAAGACCCGGGTGCAGGGCCTGTTGGACCGGGTCGGTCTGCAGGCTGAGCACTACAACCGCTTCCCTCACGAGTTCTCCGGCGGGCAACGGCAGCGCATCGGGATCGCGCGGGCACTGGCGCTGCAACCCAAGCTGATCATCGCCGACGAGCCGGTGTCGGCGCTCGATGTGTCGGTGCAGGCGCAGATCATCAACCTGCTCGAAGAGCTCCAGGAGGAATTCCGGCTGTCCTACCTGTTCGTCGCGCACGACCTCGGTGTGGTCCGACATGTCTCGGACCGGGTGGCGGTGATGTATCTGGGCAAGGTCATGGAGACCGCCGCCGCTAATGATCTGTACGACAGGCCGTTTCATCCCTATTCCAATGCGCTGCTGTCCGCGGTTCCTATTCCGGATCCCCGCCGCAACGCTGCGCGTGAACGGCTGATCCTGGAGGGCGATGTGCCCAGTCCGATCAACCCGCCGACCGGTTGCCGGTTCCACACCCGGTGCCGCTGGGCCACCGAGGTGTGCAAGGCCGACGAGCCGGCCCTGCTGGACCGGGAGCCCGCCCATGCCGCGGCCTGCCATCATCCACGGAACCTGGAGGCGGTAACGACCCCGGTGGGGTGACGTTTGGTCAGGTCCGGGCCGGGGTACCTGCCGGGAATGGCTCAGTCGGACCCCTACACCGAGGTGGCACTGGAAGTCGACGGGCAGACTCACACCCTTCGGGTGGACAATCGCGTGACGCTGCTGGATGCCTTGCGAGAACACCTCGGGGTGCCGACCGCCAAGAAGGGCTGTGACCACGGCCAGTGCGGCTCCTGCACCGTCCTGGTCGACGGCCGACGAGTGCTCAGCTGCTTGTCGTTCGTCGTTGCCGCCGACGGCACACGCGTCACCACCGCCGCGGGTCTGAGTCCCGACGACGAGTTGCACCCGGTTGCCCAGGCGTTCCAGGACGAGGACGCCTTCCAATGCGGCTACTGCACCCCGGGCCAGATCTGTTCGGCGGTGGGCATGCTGGACGAAGCGAAGGCAGGTGCCCCCAGTTTCGTCACCGACGACCTGGACAGCACACCGGAGCTCAGCCGGGACGAGATCCGGGAACGCATGAGCGGCAACCTGTGTCGCTGTGCGGCATACCCGAACATCGTCGCCGCGATCGAGGCGGCGGCGACGCGATGAAACCCTTCGACTACCACGTGGCGCAGAGTCCGGCCGACGCGGTGGCCACGTTGGCGCGCCACCCCGAGGCGGCCTTCCTGGCCGGCGGCACCAACCTTGTCGACCACATGAAACTCGGTGTCGCCAGCCCGAGCATGCTCGTCGACGTCAGCCGGCTTGATCTGGCCGAGGTGGTTGCGTTGCCCGATGGGGGAGTGCGCATCGGTGCCACCGCCCGCAACAGCGATCTGGCCGCCGACCCGATGATCCGTGCGCACTATCCCGTGTTGACCCGAGCCCTGCTGTCCGGCGCCTCCGGTCAGTTGCGCAATGTGGCCACCACGGCGGGCAATCTGCTGCAGCGCACCCGTTGCGTCTACTTCCAGGACGTCACCACACCGTGCAACAAGCGCACCCCGGGTACCGGCTGCTCGGCAGTGGGTGGTTACCTGCGCTATCACGCCATCCTCGGCGCCTCCCCGGAATGTGTCGCCGTACATCCGTCGGATATGGCGGTCGCGATGTGCGCGCTGGACGCGCAGGTGGTGATTCAAGGTGCGGACGGGGAGCGTCGGGTGGCGGTGGAGGACTTCTACCGGCTGCCGGACACCGAGCCCCAGCGTGACACGGTGCTGAGCCACGGCGAGCTGATCACCGCCGTCGAGGTGCCCCCGGCGGTCGCCGGTGCGGTGTCGAATTACCGCAAAGTGCGCGACCGGGCGTCCTACGCCTTCGCCCTGGTCTCGGTGGCGGCAGAGGTAGCGTTGGCGCCCTCGCGCGAAATAAGTTCGGCTAGAATTGCTTTGGGTGGAGTCGCGCACAAGCCGTGGCGCGCCCGCAAAGCCGAAGAGGTCCTGATCGGCGCGCAGGCAACCGAGGAGACGTTCACCGCCGCGGCTGAGGCTGAGTTGGAGGCTGCGGAGCCGTTGCCCGGTAACGAGTTCAAGGTCACTCTGACCCGCCGGGCGCTGATCGCGGAGCTGCGCGCGCTTTGCGGGAGGGGGCAGTCATGACCCTGCTGGAACCCCACGCGATCGGCACCCCGGTGGCACGACTGGACGGTCGGTTGAAGGTCACCGGCCGCGCGCCGTACGCCTTCGAGCACTCCGTGGAGAACCCGGCATACCTGCATCCGATCCAATCGACCATCGCCCGGGGGCGGGTCATCGAGATGGACTCTGCCGCTGTCCGCGAGCTCGATGGCGTTCTCGACGTCCTGACGGTCTTTGACGCACCGGAGCTGGCGGACACCTCCGATGGTGAGCTGGCGATCCTGCAAGACGACCGGGTGCACTTCCGTGGCCAGCTTATCGGCGCCGTGGTTGCCGAGACCGCTGAAATCGCCCGGCACGCAGCAGGTTTGGTTCAGCCGAAGTACATCGA
Proteins encoded:
- a CDS encoding ABC transporter ATP-binding protein, whose protein sequence is MSPILEVEDLRVGFTTEDGVVRAVDGVSFGLAAGEVLAIVGESGSGKSVTAQTLIGLTRAPNATISGSVRFHGQDLVSLGDNDLRRIRGEDIAMVFQDPMTSLNPVYRVGDQIAEMIRAHRDVSRAEARDRAVELLRSVGIPNPERRVRDYPHEFSGGMRQRVMIAMALSLEPTVLIADEPTTALDVTIQAQILRLLDDLNAQRDLAVILITHDLGVVAEVADRVVVMYAGHVVEDAAVDEIFYDPQHPYTWGLFGSLAPLDAPQHSRLPQIGGAPPSLLSLPTGCRFAPRCPHAFQACSEPPPLQARAGGAHLDRCWLDPALKSTLRDVDGRIGLRKPVAS
- a CDS encoding ABC transporter ATP-binding protein, which translates into the protein MTGQGEPLLEVTDLVKHFPIKSGTVIEREVARVRAVDGVSLVLHEGETLGLVGESGCGKSTLCRLIMQLLTPTSGSVRFEGQELVGRSRREMRPIRRNIQMVFQDPFASLNPRKRIGQIIGDAMELHGLASGNEVKTRVQGLLDRVGLQAEHYNRFPHEFSGGQRQRIGIARALALQPKLIIADEPVSALDVSVQAQIINLLEELQEEFRLSYLFVAHDLGVVRHVSDRVAVMYLGKVMETAAANDLYDRPFHPYSNALLSAVPIPDPRRNAARERLILEGDVPSPINPPTGCRFHTRCRWATEVCKADEPALLDREPAHAAACHHPRNLEAVTTPVG
- a CDS encoding 2Fe-2S iron-sulfur cluster-binding protein — its product is MAQSDPYTEVALEVDGQTHTLRVDNRVTLLDALREHLGVPTAKKGCDHGQCGSCTVLVDGRRVLSCLSFVVAADGTRVTTAAGLSPDDELHPVAQAFQDEDAFQCGYCTPGQICSAVGMLDEAKAGAPSFVTDDLDSTPELSRDEIRERMSGNLCRCAAYPNIVAAIEAAATR
- a CDS encoding FAD binding domain-containing protein — translated: MKPFDYHVAQSPADAVATLARHPEAAFLAGGTNLVDHMKLGVASPSMLVDVSRLDLAEVVALPDGGVRIGATARNSDLAADPMIRAHYPVLTRALLSGASGQLRNVATTAGNLLQRTRCVYFQDVTTPCNKRTPGTGCSAVGGYLRYHAILGASPECVAVHPSDMAVAMCALDAQVVIQGADGERRVAVEDFYRLPDTEPQRDTVLSHGELITAVEVPPAVAGAVSNYRKVRDRASYAFALVSVAAEVALAPSREISSARIALGGVAHKPWRARKAEEVLIGAQATEETFTAAAEAELEAAEPLPGNEFKVTLTRRALIAELRALCGRGQS